The proteins below are encoded in one region of Pseudomonas sp. SCB32:
- the trmJ gene encoding tRNA (cytosine(32)/uridine(32)-2'-O)-methyltransferase TrmJ, translating to MLDRIRVVLVNTSHPGNIGGTARAMKNMGLSRLVLVDPMDFPSGEARARASGADDILDAAVVVPTLEDALAGCSLVLGTSARDRRIPWPLLDPRECATTSLQHVQQGGEVALVFGREYAGLTNEELQRCQFHVHIPANPEFSSLNLATAVQVLVYEVRMAWLAVQGQPTKQEKVESTAMLNSIPVTSDELERFYAHLESTLVDIQFLDPQKPRHLMSRLRRLYGRSGVSKLEMNILRGILTETQKAARGELSKRSDEDV from the coding sequence TTGCTCGACAGAATTCGCGTGGTGCTGGTCAATACCAGTCATCCCGGCAATATCGGCGGTACGGCTCGTGCGATGAAGAACATGGGCCTGTCGCGTCTGGTGCTGGTCGATCCGATGGATTTCCCCAGCGGCGAGGCGCGCGCCCGTGCTTCCGGTGCCGATGACATCCTCGATGCGGCCGTGGTCGTGCCGACCCTGGAAGATGCCCTGGCCGGTTGCAGCCTGGTGCTGGGCACCAGTGCGCGCGACCGTCGCATTCCCTGGCCGCTGCTCGACCCCCGTGAGTGCGCGACCACCAGTCTGCAGCATGTGCAGCAGGGTGGCGAGGTCGCGCTGGTCTTCGGTCGCGAATACGCAGGCTTGACCAATGAGGAATTGCAGCGATGTCAATTCCATGTGCATATCCCGGCCAATCCCGAGTTCAGCTCGCTGAATCTGGCGACGGCGGTGCAGGTGCTGGTCTACGAAGTGCGCATGGCCTGGCTGGCCGTTCAGGGGCAGCCGACCAAGCAGGAGAAGGTCGAGTCCACCGCGATGCTCAACAGCATCCCGGTGACGTCGGATGAGCTGGAGCGCTTCTACGCGCACCTGGAGTCGACCTTGGTGGATATCCAGTTCCTCGACCCGCAGAAGCCGCGCCACCTGATGTCGCGCCTGCGTCGCCTGTACGGCCGCAGCGGCGTCAGCAAGCTGGAGATGAATATCCTGCGGGGTATTCTGACCGAAACACAGAAGGCTGCCCGTGGGGAGCTTTCCAAGCGGAGTGATGAAGATGTTTGA
- the suhB gene encoding inositol-phosphate phosphatase encodes MQPMLNIALRAARSAGELIFRSIERLDTLSVNEKEAKDYVTEVDRAAELSIVTALRKAYPNHGIMGEEGGMLEGSGEGADYLWIIDPLDGTTNFIHGVPHFAISIACKYRGRLEHAVVLDPVRQEEFTASRGRGAALNGRRLRVSNRKSLEGALLGTGFPFRDSQMDNLDAYLGMFRSLVGQTAGIRRAGAASLDLAYVAAGRYDAFWEFGLSEWDMAAGALLIQEAGGLVSDFTGGHEFLEKGQIVAGNTKCFKALLTSIQPHLPPSLKR; translated from the coding sequence ATGCAGCCTATGCTGAATATCGCCCTGCGCGCCGCTCGCAGCGCCGGTGAACTGATCTTCCGCTCCATCGAACGCCTGGACACCCTCTCGGTCAACGAAAAAGAAGCCAAGGACTACGTCACCGAAGTCGACCGCGCTGCCGAACTCTCCATCGTCACCGCCCTGCGCAAGGCCTACCCGAACCACGGAATCATGGGCGAAGAAGGCGGCATGCTCGAAGGCAGCGGCGAAGGCGCCGACTACCTGTGGATCATCGATCCGCTGGACGGCACCACCAACTTCATCCATGGCGTTCCCCACTTCGCCATCAGCATTGCCTGCAAATACCGCGGCCGCCTCGAGCACGCCGTGGTCCTCGACCCGGTCCGCCAGGAAGAATTCACCGCCAGCCGTGGCCGTGGTGCTGCACTGAACGGTCGCCGTCTGCGCGTCAGCAACCGCAAGAGCCTGGAAGGCGCCCTGCTCGGTACCGGCTTCCCGTTCCGCGACAGCCAGATGGACAACCTGGATGCCTACCTGGGCATGTTCCGCAGCCTGGTCGGCCAGACCGCCGGCATCCGCCGCGCCGGCGCCGCCAGCCTGGACCTGGCCTACGTCGCCGCCGGCCGTTACGACGCCTTCTGGGAGTTCGGCCTGTCCGAGTGGGATATGGCAGCCGGCGCCCTGCTGATCCAGGAAGCAGGCGGCCTGGTGAGCGATTTCACCGGCGGTCACGAGTTCCTCGAGAAGGGCCAGATCGTCGCCGGCAACACCAAGTGCTTCAAGGCTCTGCTGACCAGCATCCAGCCGCACCTGCCGCCGTCGCTCAAGCGCTGA
- a CDS encoding glycine zipper 2TM domain-containing protein, with protein sequence MNKSLLIGTVLGAIGVTAGGAVATYKLVDHGPQYAEVLAVQPVKETIKTPRQVCKDVAVTHQRPVKDTHQIAGTAIGAIAGGLLGNQIGGGNGKKIATVAGAIGGGYAGNKVQEGMQERDTYTTNETRCSTVNDTSDKVVGYDVKYLLDGKPGQVRMDRDPGSQIPVDKNGRLILGQQ encoded by the coding sequence GTGAACAAGTCGTTGCTCATCGGTACCGTGCTGGGCGCTATAGGCGTGACTGCCGGTGGCGCCGTGGCCACTTACAAGCTGGTGGACCACGGGCCTCAGTACGCCGAAGTGCTCGCTGTCCAGCCGGTCAAGGAAACCATCAAGACGCCTCGCCAGGTCTGCAAGGATGTCGCGGTGACTCACCAGCGTCCTGTGAAGGACACCCATCAGATCGCGGGTACGGCGATTGGCGCCATCGCTGGCGGCCTGCTGGGCAACCAGATCGGCGGCGGTAACGGCAAGAAGATCGCCACCGTGGCCGGTGCCATCGGCGGCGGCTATGCGGGCAACAAGGTGCAGGAAGGCATGCAGGAGCGTGACACCTACACCACCAACGAAACCCGCTGCAGCACCGTCAACGACACCAGCGACAAGGTGGTCGGCTATGACGTGAAGTACCTGCTGGATGGCAAGCCTGGCCAGGTCCGCATGGATCGCGATCCGGGTTCGCAGATTCCGGTCGACAAGAACGGCCGCCTGATCCTGGGTCAGCAATAA
- the secF gene encoding protein translocase subunit SecF codes for MNIKIGTINFMGVRNIAFAGTLILTLIALGSWFVKGINFGLDFTGGTSIKLAYEQPADLAKVREQLVAAGFGEAVVQSFGDTKDVLVRMPSEDPELGKKVAAALQKADASNPAKVNGVEYVGPQVGEELRDQGGLGMLLALGGILLYVGFRFQWKFALGAILSLIHDAIIVMGVLSFFQVTFDLTVLAAVLAVVGYSLNDTIVIFDRVRENFRVLRKATLIENINISTSQTLLRTIATSVSTLLAIAALLFFGGDNLFGFSIALFVGVMAGTYSSIYIANVVLIWLNLSSEDLIPPPSKEADERP; via the coding sequence ATGAACATCAAGATCGGTACTATCAACTTCATGGGCGTTCGCAATATTGCGTTCGCCGGCACCCTGATCCTGACCCTGATCGCCCTCGGCAGCTGGTTCGTCAAGGGCATCAACTTCGGCCTCGACTTCACTGGCGGTACGTCGATCAAGCTGGCCTACGAGCAGCCTGCCGACCTGGCCAAGGTGCGTGAGCAACTGGTCGCCGCCGGTTTCGGCGAAGCCGTGGTGCAGAGCTTCGGTGACACCAAGGATGTGCTGGTGCGTATGCCCAGCGAAGACCCGGAGCTGGGCAAGAAGGTCGCCGCTGCGCTGCAGAAGGCCGATGCTTCCAACCCGGCGAAGGTGAATGGCGTCGAATACGTCGGCCCGCAGGTGGGTGAAGAGCTGCGCGACCAGGGCGGCCTCGGCATGCTCCTGGCGCTGGGCGGCATCCTGCTGTACGTGGGCTTCCGCTTCCAGTGGAAGTTCGCCCTGGGTGCGATCCTCTCGCTGATCCACGACGCCATCATCGTGATGGGCGTGCTGTCGTTCTTCCAGGTCACCTTCGACCTGACCGTGCTGGCCGCGGTACTGGCGGTGGTGGGCTACTCGCTGAACGATACCATCGTGATCTTCGACCGGGTGCGCGAGAACTTCCGCGTACTGCGCAAGGCCACCCTGATCGAGAACATCAACATCTCGACCAGCCAGACCCTGCTGCGGACCATCGCCACCTCGGTGTCGACCCTGCTGGCGATCGCCGCCCTGCTGTTCTTCGGTGGCGACAACCTGTTCGGCTTCTCCATCGCCCTGTTCGTCGGTGTGATGGCGGGTACCTACTCGTCGATCTACATCGCCAACGTGGTGCTGATCTGGCTGAATCTGTCCAGCGAGGACCTGATTCCGCCACCGAGCAAGGAAGCCGACGAGCGCCCGTAA
- the secD gene encoding protein translocase subunit SecD: MLNKYPLWKYLLILAVLAVGFIYSAPNLYPDDPAVQISGASTALQISQADLDKASKALTDAGIAVKAGSLGKNNGLIRLVKQEDQLPAKDIVRRALGDDYVVALNLAQTTPNWLRNIAAHPMKLGLDLSGGVHFLLEVDMDKAVDARMKVYESEIKSALRKERVRYRSLPAQDGDIQLGFTEEADLDKAKSIIAKDYRDFAVSQSERTGMQVLRLGMTPAKLAEIREYSIKQNLTTVRNRVNELGVSEPLVQRQGANRIVVELPGVQDTAEAKRILGKTANLEFRLAAEPDAIKSATETFEFREPRRPPATLERGVIITGDQVTDASASFDENGRPQVNIRLDGHGGELMNRATRNNVGRSMAVVFIEQKPITRYTKQVVDGVEQDVAVPAFKEEKKIISLATIQSPLGNQFRITGLDAPGESSELALLLRAGGLAAPMYFAEERTIGPSLGADNIAKGVDASLWGMVFVSLFIIVIYRFFGVIATVALAFNMVMLVALMSILGATLTLPGIAGIVLTMGMAVDANVLIFSRIREELAAGMSAQRAIHEGFNRAFTAIIDANLTSLLVGGILYAMGTGPVKGFAVTMSLGIITSMFTAILVTRAMVNLIFGGRDFKKLWI; this comes from the coding sequence ATGCTCAACAAGTATCCCCTGTGGAAGTATCTGCTGATCCTGGCGGTCCTGGCCGTCGGTTTCATCTATTCCGCACCCAACCTCTACCCGGATGACCCGGCCGTGCAGATCAGTGGTGCGAGTACCGCGCTGCAGATATCGCAGGCCGATCTGGATAAGGCCAGCAAGGCGCTGACCGATGCGGGTATCGCCGTCAAGGCGGGCAGTCTCGGCAAGAACAACGGTCTGATCCGCCTGGTCAAGCAGGAAGACCAACTGCCGGCCAAGGACATCGTCCGTCGTGCTCTGGGTGACGATTACGTGGTCGCCCTGAACCTGGCGCAGACCACGCCGAACTGGCTGCGCAACATCGCCGCCCACCCGATGAAGCTGGGTCTCGACCTGTCCGGTGGTGTGCACTTCCTGCTGGAAGTGGACATGGACAAGGCCGTGGACGCCCGCATGAAGGTCTACGAAAGCGAAATCAAGAGTGCCCTGCGCAAGGAGCGCGTGCGCTACCGCAGCCTGCCGGCGCAGGATGGCGACATCCAGCTGGGCTTCACCGAAGAGGCCGACCTGGACAAGGCCAAGTCCATCATTGCCAAGGATTATCGCGATTTCGCAGTTTCCCAGAGCGAGCGCACCGGCATGCAGGTACTGCGCCTGGGCATGACCCCGGCGAAGCTGGCGGAAATCCGTGAGTACTCGATCAAGCAGAACCTCACCACCGTCCGCAACCGCGTGAACGAGCTGGGCGTTTCCGAGCCGCTGGTTCAGCGCCAGGGCGCCAACCGTATCGTCGTCGAGCTGCCGGGCGTGCAGGACACCGCAGAAGCCAAGCGTATCCTCGGCAAGACCGCCAACCTCGAGTTCCGCCTGGCCGCCGAGCCGGATGCGATCAAGTCCGCCACCGAGACCTTCGAGTTCCGTGAGCCGCGTCGTCCGCCGGCCACCCTGGAGCGTGGCGTGATCATCACCGGTGACCAGGTCACCGACGCCAGCGCCAGCTTCGACGAGAACGGCCGTCCGCAGGTGAATATCCGTCTGGATGGCCATGGCGGCGAGCTGATGAACCGCGCGACCCGCAATAACGTCGGCCGCAGCATGGCGGTGGTGTTCATCGAGCAGAAGCCGATCACTCGCTATACCAAGCAGGTGGTCGACGGCGTCGAACAGGACGTCGCTGTTCCGGCGTTCAAGGAAGAGAAGAAAATCATCAGCCTGGCGACCATCCAGTCGCCGCTGGGTAATCAGTTCCGCATCACTGGCCTGGACGCTCCGGGCGAGTCCTCGGAGCTGGCCCTGCTGCTGCGCGCTGGTGGCCTGGCTGCGCCGATGTACTTCGCCGAAGAGCGCACCATCGGTCCGAGCCTGGGTGCGGACAACATCGCCAAGGGTGTCGATGCGTCCCTGTGGGGCATGGTCTTCGTGTCCCTGTTCATCATCGTCATCTACCGCTTCTTCGGCGTGATCGCCACCGTCGCCCTGGCCTTCAACATGGTCATGCTGGTGGCGCTGATGTCGATCCTCGGTGCGACCCTGACCCTGCCGGGTATCGCGGGTATCGTGCTGACCATGGGTATGGCGGTGGACGCCAACGTGCTGATCTTCTCGCGGATACGCGAGGAGCTGGCGGCGGGCATGTCGGCGCAGCGCGCGATCCATGAGGGCTTCAACCGTGCCTTCACCGCGATCATCGACGCCAACCTGACCTCGCTGCTGGTCGGCGGCATCCTCTACGCCATGGGCACCGGCCCGGTGAAAGGCTTCGCCGTGACCATGTCCCTCGGCATTATCACCTCGATGTTCACGGCCATTCTGGTCACCCGTGCGATGGTCAACCTGATCTTCGGCGGCCGCGACTTCAAGAAGCTGTGGATCTAA
- the yajC gene encoding preprotein translocase subunit YajC, producing MSFLIPAAFADAAAPAAAAGPAGTGFEWVFLVGFLVIFYLMIWRPQAKRSKEHKNLIAGLQKGDEVVTSAGIAGKVTKVADDFVVVEVSDSVELKFQKGAIAATLPKGTLKAI from the coding sequence ATGAGCTTTCTAATTCCCGCGGCCTTCGCTGACGCTGCAGCTCCCGCCGCCGCTGCCGGCCCGGCTGGCACCGGCTTCGAGTGGGTGTTCCTGGTCGGTTTCCTGGTCATCTTCTACCTGATGATCTGGCGTCCCCAGGCCAAGCGTTCCAAGGAGCACAAAAACCTGATCGCCGGCCTGCAGAAGGGTGACGAAGTTGTCACTTCCGCGGGTATCGCCGGCAAGGTGACCAAGGTCGCTGACGATTTCGTCGTGGTCGAAGTCTCCGACAGCGTCGAGCTGAAGTTCCAGAAGGGCGCAATCGCCGCGACCCTGCCGAAAGGCACGCTGAAGGCCATCTGA